One part of the Thermodesulforhabdaceae bacterium genome encodes these proteins:
- a CDS encoding PspA/IM30 family protein translates to MAGILQRLFKIGQAEAHAVVDKLEDPIKLTEQGIRDLKKDLTAAMESLAEVKALAIRLRRQMEDFQRAAQDYERKALLLLEKAKRGEMDMQEAERLALEALTRKQENEERAKQLQADCQAQEAMAAQLQTKVEQLKKQIASYENELITLKARAKTAESMKKINKQLARVDSSSTIAMLERMKQKVKEEESLAEAYGAVASETSTVDEKIERALASPPPAVSDALAELKRKAGLL, encoded by the coding sequence CAGGCAGAAGCTCACGCCGTAGTGGATAAACTTGAAGATCCGATAAAACTTACGGAGCAGGGGATCCGCGATTTGAAAAAGGATTTAACAGCGGCTATGGAAAGCCTTGCTGAGGTTAAGGCACTGGCGATTAGGTTGAGACGCCAGATGGAGGATTTTCAGAGAGCGGCTCAGGATTATGAAAGGAAAGCTTTGCTTCTTCTTGAAAAGGCGAAGCGAGGTGAAATGGATATGCAGGAAGCGGAAAGACTGGCACTGGAAGCTCTAACGAGAAAACAGGAAAACGAGGAGCGAGCAAAACAGCTTCAGGCTGATTGTCAGGCTCAGGAAGCAATGGCTGCACAACTTCAGACTAAAGTGGAACAACTCAAAAAACAGATAGCCTCATACGAAAATGAACTTATCACGCTGAAAGCTAGAGCAAAAACGGCGGAATCTATGAAAAAGATCAACAAGCAGCTTGCTCGAGTTGATTCATCGAGCACAATTGCCATGCTTGAACGAATGAAGCAGAAGGTCAAGGAAGAAGAATCCCTTGCGGAAGCTTATGGTGCTGTGGCTTCTGAAACATCAACGGTTGATGAAAAGATAGAGCGAGCACTTGCTTCACCACCTCCGGCTGTAAGTGATGCTCTCGCCGAATTGAAAAGAAAAGCTGGGCTTTTGTAA
- the era gene encoding GTPase Era, with protein MESSTAFKSGYASIIGAPNVGKSTLLNAIIGEKISITSPKPQTTRNRIAGIYNDERCQIVFVDTPGIHESKDLFNEILVSTALAAVNDVDVLCFIVEPVNPPGRLDQYILDNVVRRTTTPVILVINKIDTVSNKKVILPLIDFYSKHYDFNAIIPMSALLADGVRELVDAIVEILPEGPRYFPEDQITDLTERFIVAELIREQIFHLTRDEVPYSVHVSIDRFQDNPEKDMTTIEATIHVEKDSQKGIIIGKGGRMLKEIGRLSRINIEQFLGRKVYLQLYVRVQEKWRRNRRVLAEWGFRL; from the coding sequence ATGGAATCTAGCACCGCTTTCAAATCAGGTTATGCATCCATTATTGGAGCTCCTAATGTTGGTAAATCAACACTTCTGAATGCCATTATTGGAGAGAAAATATCCATAACCTCACCTAAACCTCAAACAACCAGGAATCGTATTGCTGGAATCTACAACGATGAACGCTGTCAAATCGTTTTTGTGGATACGCCTGGCATACACGAAAGTAAGGATCTTTTTAACGAAATCCTCGTTTCTACCGCTTTAGCAGCCGTAAATGATGTTGATGTGCTGTGTTTTATAGTTGAACCCGTTAATCCACCAGGAAGACTTGATCAATACATTCTAGATAATGTTGTGAGACGCACTACCACACCGGTTATCCTCGTGATCAATAAGATTGATACTGTGTCAAACAAGAAAGTCATCTTACCCCTTATCGATTTTTATTCTAAACATTATGATTTCAACGCTATTATCCCTATGTCGGCTCTTTTGGCTGACGGGGTGCGAGAGCTTGTTGATGCCATCGTAGAAATACTCCCGGAGGGTCCTCGCTACTTCCCCGAAGACCAAATTACGGATCTTACAGAACGTTTCATTGTTGCCGAACTCATAAGAGAGCAGATCTTCCACCTCACGCGCGATGAAGTTCCATACTCAGTTCATGTCTCTATAGATCGTTTCCAGGACAATCCGGAAAAAGATATGACCACGATAGAAGCAACCATTCATGTTGAAAAGGACTCCCAGAAAGGGATCATCATAGGGAAAGGTGGAAGAATGCTCAAAGAAATAGGAAGACTTTCTCGAATAAACATAGAACAGTTCCTTGGTAGAAAGGTTTACTTACAGCTTTATGTGAGAGTCCAGGAGAAATGGCGTAGAAACAGGCGAGTTCTTGCCGAATGGGGATTTCGTTTATAA
- a CDS encoding flippase: MIRFYATNMIAQTLGRSFSIVAQVLVFVLIARRFGAEALGQYAYFLTFVNVCATFADFGSTVTMAKDLPRFEGEKRELYLGNVIIIRGVLAFLVMIFALAVVPFLGRDLLYILIIGVITIPFAASRFFDPVFQILEKPWYASISTGLYGISFVLFSIPLILFDSPLWTLCVAYLVAQIFYLVLAWLLTRSLIKPRFVFNRDLCITHLKIAIPIGISFIFTAINSRADTFLLEWMRGVRDVGMYNAVYKVVDTAALFAVLTTNPLIPILSQKKQQGMDHFTKTLFLVAGLFVGFLIPIALATPLFSEWFVALVYGESFREAAQALNVLSWVCMLIFVGLLASTACLVMDVVHFEWWNAAVAAALNITINLFLIPVYGYLGSAWATLASEIWIVSVTIFFMIRAIGKVKIRLL, encoded by the coding sequence ATGATTCGTTTTTACGCCACTAATATGATTGCTCAAACCCTGGGTAGATCATTTTCTATTGTGGCCCAGGTTCTCGTTTTTGTGTTGATAGCCAGGCGATTTGGAGCTGAAGCTCTTGGTCAATATGCTTACTTTCTTACTTTCGTAAACGTCTGCGCCACCTTTGCGGATTTCGGCTCAACCGTTACGATGGCTAAAGATCTTCCGCGATTTGAAGGTGAAAAACGGGAACTTTATCTGGGGAATGTGATCATAATTCGCGGCGTTCTTGCTTTTCTTGTCATGATTTTCGCCTTGGCAGTTGTGCCTTTTTTGGGGCGAGATCTGCTATACATTCTTATAATAGGCGTAATAACGATACCGTTTGCTGCATCTCGATTTTTCGATCCGGTCTTCCAGATATTAGAAAAACCCTGGTATGCCAGCATATCAACGGGTTTGTATGGGATAAGTTTTGTACTTTTTTCAATTCCGCTTATTTTATTTGACAGTCCTTTATGGACGCTTTGTGTTGCTTACCTGGTTGCTCAAATATTTTACCTTGTGCTTGCCTGGTTACTTACTAGAAGTCTTATTAAACCGCGTTTTGTGTTCAATAGGGATCTTTGTATTACACACCTTAAGATAGCAATTCCTATCGGAATTTCTTTTATATTTACGGCTATTAACAGTCGTGCTGATACATTTTTGCTGGAGTGGATGCGAGGAGTTCGAGATGTGGGCATGTATAACGCTGTTTATAAGGTAGTGGACACGGCTGCTTTGTTTGCCGTTCTTACGACTAACCCCCTTATACCCATATTGTCTCAGAAGAAACAGCAAGGAATGGATCACTTTACAAAAACGTTATTTCTTGTAGCTGGGCTGTTTGTGGGATTTCTTATTCCGATCGCTCTTGCTACCCCGTTATTTTCTGAATGGTTTGTTGCTTTGGTTTATGGGGAATCTTTTCGCGAAGCTGCTCAGGCTCTGAATGTGCTTTCCTGGGTTTGTATGCTGATTTTTGTTGGTCTCCTTGCAAGTACCGCCTGTCTTGTAATGGATGTGGTTCATTTTGAATGGTGGAATGCTGCTGTCGCTGCCGCTTTGAATATTACTATCAATCTTTTTCTTATACCGGTTTACGGCTACCTGGGTTCTGCCTGGGCAACTCTTGCATCTGAAATCTGGATCGTCAGCGTAACAATCTTTTTCATGATTAGAGCCATAGGCAAAGTCAAAATTAGACTATTATGA
- a CDS encoding DUF4198 domain-containing protein, which yields MLRKGFVLFLVSFALILAPKVAQTHDFWIEKKNGNFWVIHGHDGKPEEYDPSRVIEVKAFGVNGKVIPVKTNVNENGFFFVPKKQAYAVTVTFDNKYWVKTTDGWKNIGKVDALKESLNVIESGRSFKFSKYIEKWSDTFKRPLGTEMEVIPLKNPLNLKIGDTLPIKVVYNGRPVSDVSITINWSHDEKAKTDTNGFVNVAVEKTGLNLVSAKTKVPIENDPNADIMYLNATLVFEVKQ from the coding sequence ATGTTAAGAAAAGGTTTTGTTTTATTCTTGGTTAGCTTTGCCTTGATCCTTGCTCCTAAGGTAGCTCAAACGCACGATTTTTGGATTGAAAAAAAGAATGGAAATTTTTGGGTAATACATGGACACGATGGAAAACCTGAAGAATATGATCCATCAAGAGTGATCGAGGTAAAAGCCTTTGGAGTTAATGGGAAAGTTATTCCTGTTAAAACCAATGTAAATGAGAACGGATTTTTCTTTGTTCCCAAGAAACAGGCTTATGCTGTTACTGTTACTTTTGACAATAAATATTGGGTAAAAACTACAGATGGATGGAAGAATATAGGTAAGGTTGATGCGCTAAAAGAATCTTTAAACGTTATTGAATCAGGAAGATCTTTTAAATTTTCTAAATATATTGAAAAATGGTCTGATACATTTAAGAGACCTCTTGGAACAGAAATGGAAGTAATCCCGCTAAAAAATCCTCTTAATTTGAAAATAGGGGATACTTTGCCCATAAAAGTTGTTTATAATGGAAGACCTGTTTCAGATGTTTCTATTACTATAAATTGGTCACACGATGAAAAAGCAAAAACAGATACAAATGGTTTTGTAAATGTCGCTGTAGAAAAAACAGGATTAAATCTTGTCAGTGCGAAAACAAAAGTACCGATAGAAAATGATCCTAATGCTGATATTATGTATCTTAACGCAACGCTGGTATTTGAAGTTAAGCAATAA
- a CDS encoding TonB-dependent receptor, which yields MILVLMFFLLFPICPIYAEPEPQKTDDIQLEEIIVKEKKIIKEKSSISIANESIPANVNVVTKDELSNIVTSKHEEIFRKIPGLYVESYGQGDIGSALTMRGLGGGGGGKRYIATYIDGVPQNYPIYFGDHLISWLMPEMIERIDVIKGPFSVLCGDNSVGGCINITTPTTSPSSVVTSGGSYGSFRVLPTFSYDKLKFTPLVLGEYHRTDGFRDNSDYERYNFFTKVSYPIGDSSIALRFNYYKADWDAPGYISKTELEKDIVSRKSTLTPDDGGDSEAVFFVVNYTPDSKEEGLYITTYYSDVELNRYVAFPIYSTSPIAQQARIFNTDTAGIKTYYNFFVAKEIMLTPGFEFRYDDGYYQRYPTQKRTKSGECAQYWDARYTQYSMFVQGQIKPVEFLKFVGGIRYDGFAYDITNHVVPDNSGEGDSYVLSPKVGIVISPFRNFDIFANWSKGARAPYINELSPSSSSQRKNFDLEPAYISSWDTGFSSFLFDRLKFSVDYYQTDLKREVAIINNEPVNIGDSSRKGVEIDLKFYILPEFAVYSSYSWVNAEVKNPINPGQDKVIDVPEDIIKLGFEFIKSFSEDEKFYGDLGYYYTSGKYYYIGKSTSPVKGPVFDKYTLNLNYKMKKLGYFLSATYTPRKYSSEVTWLNGNEIMLNPQPLWNFTVGLKYEF from the coding sequence ATGATTCTAGTTTTAATGTTTTTCTTACTATTCCCAATTTGCCCTATCTATGCAGAACCAGAACCACAAAAGACAGATGATATACAACTTGAAGAGATTATTGTTAAAGAAAAGAAAATTATAAAAGAGAAGTCATCAATTTCTATTGCCAATGAATCTATTCCCGCCAATGTAAATGTTGTAACAAAGGATGAATTAAGTAACATTGTTACTTCGAAACATGAAGAAATTTTCAGAAAAATACCAGGTCTATACGTGGAGAGTTATGGACAGGGGGATATTGGCTCTGCTCTAACTATGAGAGGGTTAGGAGGAGGTGGTGGTGGAAAAAGATATATAGCAACCTATATTGATGGAGTGCCGCAGAATTATCCTATCTATTTTGGTGATCATCTTATTTCCTGGCTTATGCCTGAAATGATTGAGAGAATAGATGTTATAAAGGGACCATTTTCAGTATTATGCGGTGATAACTCTGTTGGTGGTTGTATTAATATAACTACACCGACAACATCCCCTTCAAGTGTTGTGACTTCGGGGGGTAGTTACGGTAGTTTTAGAGTTTTACCTACTTTCAGTTATGATAAACTAAAATTTACTCCTTTAGTTTTGGGAGAGTATCACAGAACGGATGGATTTAGGGACAACTCTGATTATGAAAGATACAATTTTTTTACAAAGGTTTCTTATCCTATTGGTGATAGTAGTATTGCATTGAGATTTAATTACTATAAGGCTGATTGGGATGCTCCGGGATACATATCAAAAACTGAGCTAGAAAAAGATATTGTTAGTAGAAAATCTACTCTTACGCCTGATGATGGAGGAGACAGCGAAGCAGTCTTCTTTGTTGTTAATTATACTCCTGACAGTAAAGAAGAAGGATTGTATATTACAACATACTACAGCGATGTTGAACTAAATAGATATGTCGCTTTTCCAATATACAGCACGTCTCCAATTGCACAGCAGGCGAGAATATTTAACACAGATACCGCGGGAATTAAGACATACTATAATTTCTTTGTTGCTAAAGAAATAATGCTTACCCCAGGATTTGAGTTTAGATATGATGATGGCTATTATCAGAGATACCCTACCCAAAAAAGAACCAAATCTGGGGAATGTGCTCAATACTGGGATGCAAGATACACACAATATTCTATGTTTGTTCAGGGACAAATAAAACCTGTGGAATTTTTGAAATTTGTAGGTGGAATCAGGTATGATGGGTTTGCATATGACATAACAAACCATGTTGTTCCTGATAATTCTGGTGAAGGAGATTCATATGTATTGAGTCCCAAAGTAGGAATAGTTATCTCGCCTTTTAGAAATTTTGATATTTTTGCAAACTGGTCTAAGGGCGCAAGAGCACCTTACATAAATGAGTTATCTCCTTCAAGTTCGTCGCAAAGGAAAAACTTTGATCTTGAACCTGCATATATATCTTCATGGGACACAGGCTTTAGCAGCTTTCTTTTTGACAGGCTTAAATTTTCTGTAGATTATTATCAAACGGATCTTAAGAGAGAAGTAGCAATTATTAATAATGAACCTGTAAACATTGGAGATTCAAGCAGAAAAGGGGTAGAGATAGATCTTAAATTTTATATCCTTCCAGAGTTTGCGGTTTATTCAAGTTATTCATGGGTAAATGCAGAAGTAAAAAACCCGATAAATCCAGGGCAAGATAAAGTTATTGATGTTCCAGAAGATATAATTAAACTTGGTTTTGAATTTATTAAGTCATTCAGTGAAGATGAAAAATTTTATGGAGACTTAGGTTACTACTACACATCAGGTAAATATTATTATATAGGCAAATCAACATCACCTGTTAAAGGGCCTGTATTTGATAAATACACTTTAAATCTTAATTACAAAATGAAAAAACTCGGTTATTTTTTATCCGCAACTTATACACCCAGAAAATATTCATCCGAAGTTACCTGGCTAAATGGAAACGAAATAATGTTAAATCCACAACCCTTGTGGAATTTTACTGTTGGATTAAAATATGAGTTTTAA
- a CDS encoding CaiB/BaiF CoA-transferase family protein, whose product MKESNLPFHGLRILDLSRLLPGPLCSMLFADFGADVIKIEDPKGGDYIRQWPPFLGKSSGFHVVLNRNKRSLTLNLKDPRGRDIFLKLVRNADVVLESFRPGVMDRLGVGYETLRKENPRLVYCSITGYGREGLRAHRAGHDINYLAISGVLSYSGKNGEPVLPGVQIGDIGGGALLAAFGILTALYHREKTGEGDFVDVSMTDGLLLFHALRWGKFLADGKIPRPGDDMLNHGLACYNIYPTRDGRYMSLGALEPQFWKAFCQAVGHPEWVTPAYFEPGSHQKDLIKAITDIFLERTQVEWIEFFSQVDCCCEPVRNLDEVINDEEFIARGLVVKMVHEHYGAYRQLGTVLRCEKVQAAVRTHAPELGEHTEEILAQELGMGSSDIASLKAQGVV is encoded by the coding sequence ATGAAAGAATCGAATTTGCCCTTTCATGGGCTTAGAATACTTGATTTATCAAGACTTCTCCCCGGTCCGCTTTGTTCAATGCTTTTTGCCGATTTTGGGGCGGATGTTATCAAAATAGAAGATCCCAAAGGTGGGGACTATATTCGCCAGTGGCCTCCATTTTTAGGAAAGTCCAGCGGTTTTCATGTTGTTCTCAATCGTAATAAACGCTCTCTTACACTTAATCTGAAAGATCCCAGAGGGCGAGATATTTTTCTTAAACTCGTAAGAAATGCCGATGTGGTGCTGGAAAGTTTCAGGCCTGGAGTGATGGATCGGCTTGGTGTGGGATATGAAACACTTCGAAAAGAGAATCCACGGCTTGTTTACTGTTCCATTACGGGCTATGGGCGGGAAGGATTAAGAGCGCATCGAGCAGGACACGATATAAATTACCTAGCTATAAGTGGTGTGCTTTCTTATTCGGGGAAGAACGGCGAGCCGGTGCTTCCGGGAGTTCAGATTGGAGATATCGGAGGTGGAGCTCTACTTGCAGCCTTCGGCATTTTGACCGCCTTATATCACCGGGAAAAAACTGGCGAAGGAGATTTCGTCGATGTTTCAATGACCGATGGACTGTTGCTTTTCCATGCTCTACGGTGGGGGAAATTCCTAGCCGACGGCAAAATACCCAGGCCCGGGGACGACATGTTGAACCACGGGTTGGCCTGTTACAACATTTATCCAACCAGGGATGGACGCTACATGAGTCTTGGAGCTCTGGAACCTCAGTTCTGGAAGGCTTTCTGCCAGGCTGTGGGACATCCGGAGTGGGTCACGCCGGCTTATTTTGAACCTGGTTCACATCAAAAAGATCTTATAAAAGCTATCACGGATATTTTTCTGGAACGCACCCAAGTAGAATGGATAGAATTCTTCAGTCAAGTGGATTGCTGTTGCGAGCCGGTAAGGAACCTGGATGAAGTTATAAATGACGAAGAATTTATAGCTCGCGGGCTTGTGGTTAAAATGGTTCACGAACATTACGGAGCATACCGCCAGCTAGGGACTGTTCTTCGCTGCGAGAAAGTTCAGGCAGCTGTAAGAACTCATGCACCGGAACTTGGAGAACACACAGAAGAAATCCTCGCGCAGGAACTGGGTATGGGTAGCTCTGATATTGCATCATTAAAAGCCCAGGGAGTTGTCTAA
- a CDS encoding acyl-CoA dehydrogenase family protein, with amino-acid sequence MYKEEHVIFRESFRRFLEHEVVPHVPRWEEQGMVDREIWNKLGEHGFLCPWLPEEYGGSGADFLYSVIITEELARAGAISLMAPLHSDIVAPYIYHLGTEEQKKRWLPKCASGEYVLAIAMTEPNAGSDLASITTRAERHGDWWVINGQKTFISNGIHADLMVVACRTGSKDSGARGISLIVVERDAEGFSRGRRLKKMGLHGQDTAELIFEDCRVPAENLLGEENKGFYYMMEHLQQERLLACIMAQAMAEAMFDMTLTYARERTAFGRPIGTFQHNAFKLVDMATEIAVGRAFLEKLIMRHMKGQDVVVDVSMGKTWLSEMANRIAYQCVQLHGGYGYMEEYPIARFYRDVRVIPIFAGTNEIMRLIVAKRLGLSS; translated from the coding sequence ATGTATAAGGAAGAACATGTGATCTTTCGCGAATCTTTTCGTCGTTTCTTAGAGCACGAAGTTGTGCCTCATGTTCCCAGATGGGAAGAACAGGGCATGGTTGACCGTGAAATATGGAATAAACTTGGTGAACATGGTTTTCTCTGCCCCTGGCTCCCGGAAGAATATGGAGGAAGCGGAGCTGATTTTCTCTATTCCGTAATTATCACAGAAGAACTTGCCAGAGCTGGAGCCATAAGTCTCATGGCACCACTACATAGCGACATAGTAGCGCCATACATTTATCATCTTGGGACAGAAGAGCAGAAGAAACGGTGGCTTCCAAAGTGTGCATCAGGGGAATATGTGCTTGCCATTGCCATGACGGAACCAAACGCCGGGTCAGACCTTGCTTCTATCACAACCAGAGCCGAAAGGCATGGAGATTGGTGGGTTATTAACGGTCAGAAGACCTTTATTTCAAACGGTATTCATGCCGATCTGATGGTTGTAGCGTGTCGCACGGGTTCGAAAGACTCAGGAGCCAGGGGCATAAGTCTTATAGTTGTAGAGCGAGACGCTGAAGGATTTTCGAGAGGACGGCGTTTGAAAAAAATGGGTTTACACGGGCAGGATACCGCAGAACTTATCTTCGAAGACTGCAGAGTGCCAGCAGAAAATCTTCTAGGGGAAGAAAACAAAGGTTTTTACTACATGATGGAACATCTTCAGCAGGAAAGGCTTCTTGCCTGCATCATGGCTCAAGCTATGGCGGAAGCCATGTTTGATATGACTCTTACCTACGCCAGGGAACGCACAGCCTTCGGCCGTCCTATAGGCACATTCCAGCACAATGCTTTCAAACTTGTGGATATGGCTACAGAAATCGCCGTGGGGCGAGCCTTTTTAGAAAAACTCATTATGCGTCATATGAAAGGACAGGATGTGGTTGTGGATGTCTCCATGGGTAAAACCTGGCTTTCGGAAATGGCTAATCGAATAGCCTATCAATGTGTGCAGCTTCATGGAGGCTACGGTTATATGGAAGAATATCCCATAGCGAGATTTTATCGAGATGTGCGAGTAATTCCCATCTTTGCAGGAACAAACGAAATAATGCGGCTTATTGTGGCAAAAAGGCTTGGATTGTCTTCGTAG
- a CDS encoding long-chain fatty acid--CoA ligase translates to MNSKWKIIKGFPSTSQDDYQLNLINFLKFAAKVYPEQEVVSRNLDGSLYRSNYAYTYRRVQQLANALEALGVKPGDRVGVMEWNTHRFCELYFAVSGIGAVLLEVNPRISHEERTYVLQHSEASFLVVSETMLPLIEPSLPNLPGIKAVIILRDDSSKPLPSYAQDYETLLQAQPPIYDWPMVDERSAAVACYTSGTTGKPKGVYQSHRALYLHTWAIAHAMRLTHDDVVLQLVPMFHAQGWGVFFAAPMVGAKLVFPGRYAVDNMKPIVDLILQEKVSATCGAPAVFMPMLECIRAMDPKPDLAGLRMISGATEPPLAMMKGYWDLGKAQVIHAYGATETTPLVTINYLKPSLKFLDEDAKWELKKKQGLPVMGLDVDILGPDGNPLPHDGKSVGEVIIRGPWITGSYYNDPRSQEAFTEDGYWRSGDAGTIDEYGYLKITDRFKDLIKSGGEWISSVDLENAIMAHPAVLEATVIGIPHPKWEERPLALVILRKDYEGKVSKEDILDFIRPKFAKWQLPDEVLFVNEIPKTSVGKFAKRVARDLYKDFYMKK, encoded by the coding sequence ATGAATTCAAAATGGAAGATTATTAAAGGCTTCCCGTCAACGTCGCAAGATGATTATCAGCTAAACCTTATAAATTTCCTTAAATTTGCTGCAAAGGTCTATCCAGAACAGGAGGTTGTCTCGAGAAACCTGGATGGATCTCTTTATCGATCAAACTATGCTTATACCTACCGCCGGGTTCAGCAGCTTGCTAACGCCTTGGAAGCCCTTGGAGTAAAACCGGGGGATAGAGTCGGCGTTATGGAATGGAACACTCACAGGTTTTGTGAGCTGTATTTTGCCGTATCCGGCATAGGCGCTGTGCTTCTTGAGGTCAACCCGAGAATATCTCATGAAGAAAGAACTTACGTATTACAACACAGCGAAGCAAGTTTTCTGGTTGTTAGCGAAACCATGCTCCCGCTTATTGAACCATCTCTTCCCAATCTACCCGGCATAAAAGCTGTGATCATTCTGCGAGACGATTCATCAAAGCCCCTCCCCTCTTATGCTCAGGACTATGAAACCCTTTTACAGGCTCAACCTCCCATTTACGACTGGCCCATGGTGGATGAAAGGTCGGCGGCTGTTGCCTGCTACACATCGGGAACAACGGGCAAACCGAAGGGGGTTTACCAGTCTCACCGAGCCCTTTACCTTCACACATGGGCAATTGCTCACGCCATGAGACTCACTCATGATGACGTAGTGCTTCAACTTGTTCCTATGTTTCATGCTCAGGGTTGGGGCGTCTTTTTTGCAGCTCCAATGGTGGGCGCAAAACTTGTATTTCCGGGTCGTTATGCCGTTGACAATATGAAGCCAATAGTAGATTTGATCCTTCAGGAGAAAGTTTCTGCCACATGCGGAGCACCGGCAGTTTTCATGCCCATGCTGGAATGTATAAGGGCTATGGATCCCAAGCCCGATCTGGCAGGACTCAGGATGATATCTGGAGCAACTGAGCCGCCGCTTGCTATGATGAAAGGCTACTGGGATTTAGGAAAAGCGCAGGTAATACATGCTTACGGTGCTACAGAGACAACCCCACTTGTAACAATCAATTATCTTAAACCGTCTCTGAAATTCCTGGATGAAGACGCAAAATGGGAACTCAAGAAAAAACAGGGACTCCCCGTTATGGGTCTTGATGTGGACATTCTGGGACCTGACGGCAATCCACTTCCTCACGATGGAAAAAGCGTTGGGGAAGTTATCATTCGAGGTCCCTGGATCACAGGATCTTACTATAACGATCCACGCTCTCAGGAAGCCTTCACGGAAGATGGTTACTGGCGAAGTGGCGATGCTGGGACCATAGACGAATACGGCTACCTTAAGATCACCGACCGTTTCAAAGATCTTATAAAAAGCGGTGGAGAATGGATATCATCGGTGGATCTAGAAAATGCTATTATGGCTCACCCCGCCGTGCTGGAAGCAACAGTCATAGGCATTCCTCATCCCAAGTGGGAAGAACGTCCTCTGGCGCTGGTTATACTTCGTAAAGACTACGAAGGAAAAGTCTCAAAGGAAGACATCCTGGACTTTATACGCCCCAAGTTTGCCAAATGGCAACTTCCCGATGAAGTGCTCTTCGTTAATGAAATCCCCAAGACCAGCGTGGGTAAATTTGCAAAGCGAGTAGCCAGAGATCTATACAAAGACTTTTACATGAAAAAGTAG
- a CDS encoding MaoC/PaaZ C-terminal domain-containing protein, translating to MINLDLVGKSFGPYEMSYTWRDVILYNLGIGARATDLHYVYERAKGGLKVCPSFATITTYGPLFPILEKLNIDLKTVLHGEEFIRLFEPIPSQGKIFTEVKIVGIYDKAKAALVELESTSKDEAGKKLFETSMTLFCRGLGGWGGDPGPKKPVYDYPKDRPPDFNVTEKISENQAALYRLSGDYNPLHIDPDFAKAAGLPQPILHGLCTFGFAVRTLIDQVCEGKVERLKSFGCRFSSVVYPGDSLTISGWKMEPGIYHLQVTTERGDALSGVRAEIEEK from the coding sequence ATGATAAACCTTGATCTTGTGGGAAAAAGCTTTGGACCATATGAAATGTCTTACACCTGGCGGGATGTGATTCTTTACAATCTGGGCATAGGAGCCAGAGCAACGGATCTTCATTACGTTTACGAGCGAGCCAAAGGAGGTCTAAAAGTCTGCCCATCCTTTGCCACCATCACAACCTACGGACCCCTTTTCCCAATCCTGGAAAAACTAAACATAGACCTTAAAACTGTCCTTCACGGGGAGGAATTTATAAGGCTTTTCGAACCTATTCCATCTCAGGGAAAAATATTTACGGAAGTGAAAATTGTTGGTATTTATGACAAAGCAAAAGCCGCATTGGTGGAACTTGAAAGCACGTCAAAAGACGAAGCCGGTAAGAAGCTCTTTGAAACGAGCATGACTCTTTTCTGCCGAGGATTAGGTGGTTGGGGAGGAGATCCTGGACCCAAGAAACCGGTTTATGATTACCCCAAAGACAGACCACCGGACTTTAATGTAACCGAAAAAATATCGGAAAATCAGGCGGCTCTTTATAGACTTTCCGGCGATTATAACCCCCTTCACATAGATCCTGATTTTGCAAAAGCTGCGGGGCTTCCTCAGCCAATTCTTCATGGACTTTGCACCTTTGGCTTCGCCGTTCGCACTCTCATCGACCAGGTCTGTGAAGGAAAAGTTGAACGGCTGAAATCCTTTGGTTGCAGATTTTCAAGTGTCGTTTACCCTGGAGACAGCTTAACGATCTCTGGCTGGAAAATGGAACCGGGGATATACCACCTGCAGGTTACCACAGAAAGGGGTGATGCTCTGTCGGGAGTAAGAGCAGAGATAGAGGAAAAATAG